TGACGTCTAGCATACATAAACATGTTCGGCATGCTCTTTTCCATCGACTAGACAATACCATCTTTCCCTGTTCTCTAGAGCAATCGATCTTCCTTTTACCCATTCTTCTTGGTCCTCTCAGTAATACAACATATCATTGTTCTCGGGACCTCACTCACCCCACGATGTCGTCCACCGACGATTCCTCGGCGCCTGAATATGTCCTCTGGCCATACACACCCACCATTGCCGCAGGTGCCACTGCCGCAGTCATCATGttcatcctcttcttcaCCCACgccttcctcctcttcaaGAATAAGACTTGGTTCTGTATTCCGTTCGTCATTGGCGCTTTGGTACATCTCTGTCCCCATGCACACCACGCCCTTCCCGTTTCCCCTAACCCTAACTCGCAAACACCTCCCTCTCAAAAGAGAATCCATTGCTAACATTGCCCTCTCTTACAGTGCGAAGCAGTTGGCTACTCAGCCCGCGCCGCTGCCCACAACAACACCGATTCCAAAACCCCCTACATCATCCAATCCACGCTCATCCTACTCGCACCCATCCTCTTCGCAGCGTCTATCTAC
The sequence above is a segment of the Pyrenophora tritici-repentis strain M4 chromosome 3, whole genome shotgun sequence genome. Coding sequences within it:
- a CDS encoding RTA1 like protein; its protein translation is MSSTDDSSAPEYVLWPYTPTIAAGATAAVIMFILFFTHAFLLFKNKTWFCIPFVIGALCEAVGYSARAAAHNNTDSKTPYIIQSTLILLAPILFAASIYMILGRLMRRTKSTDYSLVRVSWVTKVFVGGDVLCLYVGNPPLFSPLPPLLSHDTSTHSKEPELIY